Within the Eucalyptus grandis isolate ANBG69807.140 chromosome 1, ASM1654582v1, whole genome shotgun sequence genome, the region AAGGCCATTTCCTCGGCAAGCATGGCTGAGATCAAGAGGAACAGGACTGTCAGGGAAGTAGATACAGCGAGGACATCGGCTAGGATGAAGACCTTGAAAGCGGTTTTATCAATGAGGATAGGCTGGCCAGGTTTGTGGTTTTTTTGGCCGCTTAATTTCGCCGGAGGTGGGTGCTGAGGAAGTCATGGAAGTTGCATAAGGGGGATGGCAGCGGTGGAAGAGTGTCAATATCTTCAGGAGTGTCAATATCTTCAGGCGTCAAACCACCAGGCAATGTGAAGGCGGCGGCAAAAGTGATGGTAGCAAGGAGGGTGGCGACGATGCAGAGGGCATTGGCGTGGCCCTTGAGGTCGGCTTCGGGCTTGTCGAGGAAGGTGGGTTGGCCGGCGGGGTGGTTCCAGGTCTGAGGCTTTCGGCCAGCTGGGATGGACTTCAGGTATCGGTAAAGGTAGTCCTGCAGATGAGCAATAACGATCAGCAGTTGGTAGGAGCAGGTAACGGAAATGGACCATTCTATTTTATGGTAAGGCTCGTGTGAATTTTCAAGGTCGTCAACAGCCTAGATTTCCCGCCAAATAACGTAAACCTATATAGATAGATCGTTTAGAGGAAGCACTAGTTTAATTTCCCCCCAATGGATACAAtctttatagaattttattgaGTCTGCCACGTAGTTCTGTAAATTAGTTTTAATACCTCTATTAATATACAAAGCCCAATATATGGGCTCCAATAGATTTATTTACTCAATTTACTAAGAAGTACCACTAAGCACTATAACATATGACAACAATAATGGGTTACGGcaacaacacaaaaaaaaatgttgacaatattatagagaaaagaacaaaccaATTTTCAgctcaaattttcacaaaaaatttggaCCAACTCATATAAATCTTGAGTGCTCTTTATTATTCCGTTGATTTCTCTTATAACTATTTTTGTCCCTCATTAAATTTATGTTACAAAATCCTTTAATTTTCTCGCTATTTCACCACATAACCCGACGCAGAATCCCATGTGCAAAAGATAATTTAGTCAGATGAGCTAATAATTACCTTCCTCTTCGTGTATTGCCACTCAGACTCACAAATATCCAGAAACGTGCAGCCCTCGTCGTTCTTGGCCCTCAGATCCACCCCAGGAATCTTCAGCAACCTCTTCACCATTCTGTAGTTCAGGTCCCCAGCCGCCACGTGCAGCGGCGTGTTCCCAAAGCGGTCGGCCTCGTTCACCAGCCTCACCAGCTCGGGCAATCTCAACACCGCCTTAGAGTGTTTCGGCCCGCACTTCAGCGCGAGGTGAACCACGTTCCGGCCCTCGTCGTCGGCGACCTCAACCGTGTCGGGGCAGTGCTCGAGGATCTCTCTCAGGACGTGGAGGTGGCCCGACGAGGCGGCTTCGAGCAGTGGGGTTCGGCCATGGGTGCGTTCCTTGGTGTAGGCCGAGGAAGGGTCGGCTAGGAGGAGGCGGGTGGCGATGTCTTTCTCTCCGGCTTTCGCTGCGAAGTGCAGGGCTGTTCTTCCGTTGTCGTCGGCCTTGTTGATCATATCCAATCCTTGGAGATTTATGAGAGCTTCCACGCAATCTAGGACACGAGGAAGAACTCGTTAGAAAGAGTAgatagaaatataataaaagaaacggGAGATGTAGCTGCTGCTGTTATGGTTTCTTTATATGTGGGCGAGTCTGCTCTAAGCATAGCATCTAGATGATAACATCTCCTAAGGGACAtgtaattgatttaattgaagtaAGCCCAGTTTATATCGGTAATTTTGCCACCAAAGTTCGCTTTTTCTTCTTGGGTTTCATATGAAATGCTCTTTGAATTACACAATCCGCCATTGCAATCATCGATAAGTTAGTTTAGAGTAAGGTGAATGGTTTTTGGTGCGGTCCGGCCCCACTCTGAAATTTGTTTAGAAGGATTGGTTTTTAGTTTCTAGATCTGTAGATTAGACTGCCTAAAAGTATAGTCATGTTGCCATACTTTTGTCTCTTGTTGAAATTGAAGGTTGACTATGAAATACATCATAGAACTAATTAAAGAAGATGGGGATGATAAATTACAAAAGCACATGtctttttggattttgttaTGGGTTTCACTACATAGTATGGTAAGTCAATAAagcttgaagaaaataaaaaaatccattttcaaaattcctCAATTACCATTCACGCAAGTTTAAatccgtttctttttctttttttttcttttggaagacGGAGAGATGCCTCAATTGATTTTGGTTGTTAACAACACAAAGTTCAAGTGATcaattagtgctggtatgaatGAACTCCCTCATTTCCTTCAACATCATATGCCTTCACATAGCATTTCTTGCTTGTTCATGTACATTAAAAGAGTATAGTTTCTATATTTCTTACCTAAGTGTTTGCTTGAATTAAAAAGTTGAAAGGCGACACGGGCTGAAAACATATCAATGCTTCGTAAAAATAGAAACGCACACTTCAGATCATACTTGATTTTGCGCCAAATGGAACCTCCCGTTCTCAAAAATAAATCTGCTAGTCATATGAGTACCATTGTTAAATTTTGCATTATATCGAACACTTACATGTTGCAAAAAAATAACTATATGTATAGTCTTAATACTGGTACATAGTAGAGTTTTCtatgtttggtaaatatttTTAGTCTATTATTAGATTGTTAATTCCATGCAAGTActttaaaaatctatttccatAGTGCTTTCCATATATCTGCTTTGACTGGTAAGCGTGCGACTAGCCCCTATGGATGAGCACCAGAAAGGATAGAGAAAATAAGATGCTATATGCACGTGTGATGCCACgtcttttaattgatttataagtcctaataaattgattttcagaATATAAAGGACCATGTAATTACTCATTTTAAGCATGTATGAAAATTGACATACTCCTACTTCCAGCAAGAACAGCAGCGTGCAAGGGGTTTTGGCCTTCCGGGCCCCTCAAAGCGCGATCCCGAAAACCTTCTTCACATTGCCTGCCGCTCTCCAAGAACTTCACCATCTCCTTTACCACTTTCTCAATCCCTAACTCAGCCGCCACATACAATGCGCTCTCGCCGGCCTTGTTGACGCTCCCCAacatctcttcatcttctttccacAGTAACATCCCCATCTTCTCATCCCCGTTCCTCAGCGCCTCGTGCAGCGCTGTGTTCCCGGCCCCGTTCGTCTTCCTCAGCAAGCTGGTAATGATCCTGGCTGTGCCTCCATTCTCCATCTCTTTCATCTTCTGTGTGCATGGCGTCTCGGTGGTGGCCTTCCCCTCCCGTAGCTTGGCCTCGGAGAGGATGGTCTCCACGACTTTGAAGTGGCGTGTCCGCGCTGCGACGTGAAGTGGCGTGTCCGCTCCGTGACAGGAGTTGTTGGGCTTGGCCACGAGCTGGGGGCACTCGCGGAGGACCTGCTTGATGAAGTCCTCGTGGCCCGACTCCATCGCGAGGTGGACGAGATTGTTGCCCTTGCGGGTCTCTAGTTTGAGGAGGTCTAGGTCTAGCCGGGGTTCGTCTTCTCCATATTTCCGGATCGAGTTTTCGAGGGCGGTGAAGTTGCCTTCTTTGGCGGCTTTGTACATACTTGGGTCCATGTACTTCGTTGGGGGTTTACTgtcctcctccatcttcatctctTGTTCTTCCTCTCGAATTGCAGGCCTCTTCCTTAGTGTGTGGAGAAAGCAAAGTGAGTATTGAGTGGGGAGGAAGAGATGGAGGAGGGAGTCGCATGCTATAAGATCTATAAGGTTTCGTGCGTAATTATTGCTGGCCATTTTCTAGGGGCAAGTTGGAAGAATAAGCCTTACACGTCTTTGATTTGTAAGGACGACTTTTATCGCACCTCCAAATTTTTGTGTGAACCGAAAATCGCAAATTAACAGCGGATTAGTCAATTAATCAAGCATCTTGACATGGACATTATTCGGTCAGCGCGTTCCCACTCATTTGATTCTATGGAGATGGGGGCTTTGCTTAGGACACGAGATGAAGAGATGGCCGGAGAGATTGTGGTGGAGGGGCTCGATGGGGACATCGAGGGCCTAATCACCCAGCGGAAGCTCTTCAGATCTAGTCTTGCTCTGTTCCAGCCTCGAAAATACAAGGTACTGAAGAAAcaccttctctttcctcttctccaGAGTTTTCCTTCTTAGCTGCCATGTCTAGAATCTTGCCAACCCGCTTGGTAAAACTGCTTGTGGACTCTACTGACTAAGAAGTAAACTTGTTAAATGGGTGGGCTGGGTTGGGTAATAAATGATACAACTTAAATTGACTCATTTAATCTATTTATGACTCACTTATTGTAATGTAAATTTCTTGACCTATACCCATTTAATTGAATTTAGgagatctaatttttttatgtttttcttttcaagaaaatgaacagCTTATGAGAAGAGGTATTTATTGCAATTTCCAACACATGGTGATATACGTATAATAAATGCtacaataatcaattttttatattaaacaTGGTCAACAATTGTCCCCAAATTACTTAAATAATTTTGGCTCCAATCATTTGAATGTATTCATGAACAAGAGAGCCGAGGATGGCGGTTATGCACATTAATTTCGATCTCCAACgtgcaaataaaaattagaattattcgTCAAtgacctatatatatatatatatatatatatatatatatatcttgaaagtcctcatgaaaaatgaaaataaggagtctttattgaaaagaaaataaaaataaaagaaagaaaagtgggtGGAAAGGCGGAATAGAAAACACAGCGGCTTTTGACAGCACCGAAAAGTGCGCCACTTCCGCCGCTTTCCCCAAATTCTAACCCCGCCCCGAATGTCACGTTCGCGTGCACTCCAATCACCTGAGCCGGTTTCCCGAAAACACCCTCGCTCGCCGACCTCAATTGCCGACCCCGCCACCGTAAACGTAACAGTGACGTGACGTGACGTCGTTGGCCACGCTGGTTTCGGCCCTCCCCCGACCTTCCGTACGCCCGTCCGTCCTTCGCCCTCCAGAAACAACGCGTGCATGGAACTCGTGAAAATCATTACATGGTTGGCTTGACTCGGCTTTGCCGCCATGTCCAGATCCTCTCCAAAGAAAAGTCTGCCAACGACTTACAACTGGCCAACCTGCTCGGTAAAAATGCTTATGCACTCTACCGACGAAGAAGTAAACT harbors:
- the LOC120296222 gene encoding protein ACCELERATED CELL DEATH 6-like; amino-acid sequence: MASNNYARNLIDLIACDSLLHLFLPTQYSLCFLHTLRKRPAIREEEQEMKMEEDSKPPTKYMDPSMYKAAKEGNFTALENSIRKYGEDEPRLDLDLLKLETRKGNNLVHLAMESGHEDFIKQVLRECPQLVAKPNNSCHGADTPLHVAARTRHFKVVETILSEAKLREGKATTETPCTQKMKEMENGGTARIITSLLRKTNGAGNTALHEALRNGDEKMGMLLWKEDEEMLGSVNKAGESALYVAAELGIEKVVKEMVKFLESGRQCEEGFRDRALRGPEGQNPLHAAVLAGSRNCVEALINLQGLDMINKADDNGRTALHFAAKAGEKDIATRLLLADPSSAYTKERTHGRTPLLEAASSGHLHVLREILEHCPDTVEVADDEGRNVVHLALKCGPKHSKAVLRLPELVRLVNEADRFGNTPLHVAAGDLNYRMVKRLLKIPGVDLRAKNDEGCTFLDICESEWQYTKRKDYLYRYLKSIPAGRKPQTWNHPAGQPTFLDKPEADLKGHANALCIVATLLATITFAAAFTLPGGLTPEDIDTPEDIDTLPPLPSPLCNFHDFLSTHLRRN